Proteins encoded by one window of Desulfovibrio ferrophilus:
- a CDS encoding cytidylyltransferase domain-containing protein, whose translation MSDKTTVALLLGRKGSSGFPGKNSMTILGRPAFTYPIMAAKNSRFVDHIFVSTDHEGIIAAAPEMGVEVIERPEELANDEALFEDALEHGYFEVVSRLGKAPDYVVVLMCNAVTINAALIDEAIEKLEANPEADSAVTVSVFDMYSPLRARKLGEDGYLKPFVPFEAFGDPKTLSCDRRSQGTSYFADMSHTVCRGECIANMAEGLLPQRWMGQNILPVVNGDGCDIDERWQLDMSINWLKDHGFSEGDTPYED comes from the coding sequence ATGAGCGACAAGACCACCGTTGCCCTACTTTTGGGGCGCAAGGGTTCCTCCGGATTCCCTGGCAAAAATTCCATGACCATTCTGGGGCGCCCCGCGTTTACCTATCCCATCATGGCGGCCAAGAATTCCCGATTCGTTGATCACATCTTCGTTTCCACGGATCACGAGGGAATCATTGCAGCGGCACCTGAAATGGGAGTGGAAGTCATCGAACGCCCGGAGGAACTGGCCAATGACGAGGCCTTGTTCGAAGATGCCCTTGAGCATGGCTATTTCGAGGTCGTCTCACGGCTGGGCAAGGCTCCCGACTATGTCGTGGTGCTGATGTGCAACGCTGTGACCATCAATGCGGCCCTCATCGATGAAGCCATCGAGAAACTGGAGGCCAATCCCGAAGCGGATTCCGCCGTGACGGTCTCGGTGTTCGACATGTACAGCCCGCTGCGGGCCAGAAAACTCGGTGAAGATGGCTATCTGAAACCCTTTGTTCCCTTCGAGGCCTTTGGTGATCCCAAGACTTTGTCCTGTGATCGTCGCAGCCAGGGAACGTCCTATTTCGCAGATATGAGTCACACCGTGTGTCGGGGAGAGTGCATTGCCAACATGGCCGAGGGGCTGTTGCCTCAGCGCTGGATGGGGCAGAACATTCTTCCTGTGGTCAATGGTGACGGGTGCGACATCGACGAGCGTTGGCAGTTGGACATGTCCATCAACTGGCTCAAGGATCATGGCTTCTCGGAAGGCGATACCCCTTACGAGGATTGA
- a CDS encoding SDR family NAD(P)-dependent oxidoreductase: MGFKNIRFDFSGQTALVVGGSRGIGKAIVEELLAAGARVFYLSRKPGLGMDKATHLAADLTDEAQVKAAFAVIDAVAPLDIMVNSAAINFCKGNQEIGKDEWDSVLDVNLGAAFVLCREALARMVPRKFGKIVNISSIAGRHRSVVSGAHYVSSKAGMIGMTRQLAYEAAAHGVNINSHCPSQTMTDMLRESMTPEAIADLEAKIPMQRVATVADQAGPVLFLCSDAAAYITGACLDVNGGML; this comes from the coding sequence ATGGGATTCAAGAATATCCGTTTTGATTTTTCCGGTCAGACCGCACTTGTGGTCGGTGGTAGCCGGGGCATTGGCAAGGCCATTGTGGAAGAATTGCTCGCCGCTGGAGCGCGTGTCTTCTACCTGTCGCGCAAGCCGGGGCTGGGGATGGACAAGGCCACGCATCTGGCCGCCGACTTGACCGACGAGGCGCAGGTCAAGGCTGCCTTTGCCGTCATCGATGCCGTGGCTCCGTTGGACATCATGGTCAACTCCGCTGCCATCAATTTCTGCAAGGGCAATCAGGAGATCGGCAAGGACGAATGGGACAGCGTGTTGGACGTCAACCTTGGCGCGGCGTTTGTGCTGTGTCGGGAGGCTCTGGCCCGCATGGTGCCCAGAAAGTTCGGCAAGATCGTGAATATTTCTTCCATTGCAGGCCGGCACCGCAGCGTGGTCAGCGGCGCACACTATGTGTCCAGCAAGGCCGGGATGATTGGTATGACTCGGCAGTTGGCCTACGAAGCCGCAGCCCATGGGGTGAATATCAACTCGCATTGCCCGAGTCAGACCATGACGGACATGTTGCGCGAGTCCATGACTCCCGAAGCCATTGCCGATCTTGAAGCCAAGATCCCTATGCAGCGGGTGGCGACCGTGGCCGATCAGGCCGGGCCCGTTTTGTTTTTGTGCAGCGATGCGGCGGCCTATATCACCGGGGCCTGCCTTGATGTTAATGGAGGCATGTTATGA
- a CDS encoding cupin domain-containing protein, whose translation MSENQRHDDDVARVLKDDGVEKTVLKTFENVPVTNLAAIKDEMGEGSWAVRLVYNDVFGGVLIQQLPGEGNRLHFHPDAHECWVIMEGEWEWFIDGEGTRRVVTGDIVTVPQGVKHKIRCVGDKSAIRFAITRPDVNHVYAE comes from the coding sequence ATGTCTGAGAATCAACGCCATGACGATGATGTCGCCCGTGTGCTCAAGGATGACGGAGTGGAAAAGACCGTCCTGAAAACCTTTGAGAACGTTCCTGTCACCAATCTTGCCGCCATCAAGGACGAGATGGGCGAAGGCTCCTGGGCCGTGCGTTTGGTCTATAACGATGTGTTCGGCGGTGTTTTGATTCAGCAGTTGCCTGGCGAGGGCAACCGCCTGCATTTCCATCCCGATGCCCACGAATGTTGGGTGATCATGGAAGGCGAGTGGGAATGGTTCATTGATGGCGAAGGCACGCGCCGGGTCGTTACCGGTGATATCGTGACCGTGCCTCAGGGAGTGAAGCACAAGATCAGGTGCGTGGGCGACAAGTCCGCCATTCGCTTTGCCATCACCCGCCCGGACGTTAACCACGTCTACGCGGAGTAG
- a CDS encoding YigZ family protein encodes MALRYPIPSADHRLENSIKRSRFIVSAAHAPDAETAKAFINDIRAEFSDATHNCWAFAAGPPGDTRVVGMSDDGEPHGTAGRPMLHALLHSGVGEVAVVVTRYYGGIKLGTGGLTRAYSGMVTMIIEDMPLTEKVETVRLRAEFDYQAVTQAKRLLPDYEATVLSEDYGERVAYILELPEEHAAALTEALVELTDGKAVITPVS; translated from the coding sequence ATGGCACTTCGTTATCCCATCCCCTCCGCCGACCATCGGTTGGAGAACTCCATCAAACGCAGCCGATTCATTGTCAGCGCGGCCCATGCCCCTGATGCTGAAACGGCCAAGGCCTTCATCAACGACATCCGTGCCGAATTTTCCGACGCCACCCACAATTGCTGGGCCTTTGCAGCCGGACCTCCGGGTGACACCCGCGTCGTGGGCATGAGCGACGACGGCGAACCCCACGGCACGGCCGGACGGCCCATGCTGCACGCCCTGCTCCATTCGGGAGTGGGCGAGGTGGCAGTGGTGGTCACGCGCTATTATGGGGGAATCAAGCTGGGCACCGGAGGGCTGACCCGCGCTTATTCGGGCATGGTGACCATGATCATTGAAGACATGCCGCTGACCGAAAAAGTGGAGACCGTGCGCCTGCGCGCCGAGTTCGATTATCAAGCCGTAACCCAGGCCAAGCGACTGCTCCCGGATTACGAAGCCACGGTGCTGAGCGAAGACTACGGGGAGCGGGTGGCTTACATTCTGGAACTGCCCGAAGAGCATGCCGCAGCACTTACAGAGGCCCTCGTCGAATTGACCGACGGCAAGGCCGTCATCACTCCTGTCTCATAG
- a CDS encoding molybdopterin-dependent oxidoreductase — protein MSTTEFVSACTRDCPDCCSIVVTKNEDGSCSFKGNPEHPFTKGFICAKTAKYPQMLTHPERITQPLVRSGAGYWPVTWDEALDLVTRRIDKLRNKPERILHMKGHGYRGVLAGVSNWFFGRLGSSTLSGSPCDEAGIVASEADFGVLDTNHPEDLQNASRIVNWGRDFSRFSVHQAAIVKAARKAGTKVLTISPAYGGNEGFSDEIVLIRPGTDRFLAAALCKGLLTRGVAAEIRDAAANLSTLESLVVGMETNDLLEACGVSRADFEMVLDWYTADGPTASVIGWGLQRYLHGGENVRWIDAVVMLSGNVGIAGGGAHYNISSGRNFSKWSDDGAADKPRRTLPVHNIGRAIMRAEPPIEMIWVDGGNFINQMPAGDVMVEAFGRCEFVVAVDTFFTDTALRADLILPCALMTEREDVLGSCLHDWVAHSAKVQDPPGEVRNDWDILEDLGKRLAEPVLLPDREETLARGLQTPNLKVTLDELRAKGFAKADWPVVAFENLEFGHADGKFRFVEELSPEPEEPAEYPLNLLTLISRKTIHSQLPPGDEGEGLPEVYISSQSPMLEKVDRDKPVFVVSQRGRIEVRLVLDDTVHPEAVVVRRGGWMRYGKGLNPLVVPAETDMGGGTAYYSQRVRLES, from the coding sequence ATGAGCACTACTGAATTTGTCTCCGCCTGTACCCGTGACTGCCCGGACTGTTGTTCCATTGTCGTGACCAAAAACGAGGACGGAAGCTGTTCGTTCAAGGGCAACCCGGAGCATCCCTTCACCAAGGGCTTCATCTGCGCCAAGACGGCCAAGTATCCGCAGATGCTTACCCATCCCGAGCGTATTACCCAGCCGCTGGTGCGCTCTGGCGCGGGCTATTGGCCCGTGACCTGGGACGAAGCCCTTGATCTCGTCACCCGGCGCATCGATAAGCTGCGCAACAAGCCCGAGCGCATTTTGCACATGAAGGGCCACGGCTACCGGGGGGTGCTGGCTGGCGTTTCCAACTGGTTCTTCGGGCGGCTGGGCAGCTCGACCCTGAGCGGTTCGCCCTGTGATGAGGCCGGAATCGTGGCTTCGGAGGCAGATTTCGGCGTACTGGATACCAACCACCCGGAGGACCTTCAGAACGCGTCGCGCATTGTGAACTGGGGCCGGGATTTTTCTCGGTTCTCGGTGCACCAGGCCGCCATCGTCAAGGCCGCGCGTAAGGCCGGGACCAAGGTCTTGACTATCTCCCCGGCCTACGGTGGGAACGAGGGCTTTTCCGACGAAATCGTCTTGATTCGTCCGGGTACGGATCGCTTTCTGGCTGCGGCCCTGTGCAAGGGGCTGCTGACTCGTGGCGTGGCAGCCGAAATTCGCGATGCCGCTGCCAATCTTTCGACCCTTGAGTCATTGGTGGTCGGGATGGAAACCAATGACCTGTTGGAAGCTTGTGGCGTGTCCCGTGCTGATTTCGAGATGGTTCTGGATTGGTACACCGCAGATGGCCCTACGGCTTCGGTCATCGGCTGGGGCCTGCAACGCTACCTGCATGGTGGCGAAAACGTGCGCTGGATCGATGCCGTGGTCATGCTCTCGGGCAATGTGGGCATTGCTGGGGGTGGTGCACACTACAATATCTCCTCGGGCCGTAACTTCAGTAAATGGTCGGACGACGGTGCGGCGGACAAACCGCGCCGGACTCTGCCCGTGCACAACATCGGTCGGGCCATCATGCGAGCGGAACCTCCCATTGAAATGATCTGGGTGGACGGCGGTAACTTCATTAATCAGATGCCTGCGGGCGATGTGATGGTCGAGGCCTTTGGGCGTTGCGAATTTGTGGTTGCGGTGGATACGTTCTTTACGGATACAGCCCTGCGGGCTGATTTGATTCTGCCGTGTGCTTTGATGACCGAGCGCGAAGACGTGCTTGGGTCCTGTCTGCACGACTGGGTGGCCCATTCTGCCAAGGTGCAGGACCCCCCGGGCGAGGTCCGCAACGACTGGGATATTCTGGAGGATCTGGGCAAGCGCCTGGCCGAGCCCGTGCTGCTGCCCGACCGGGAGGAGACTTTGGCCCGTGGGCTACAGACTCCGAACCTGAAGGTGACTCTGGATGAATTGCGGGCCAAGGGGTTTGCCAAGGCCGATTGGCCTGTCGTGGCATTTGAGAATCTCGAGTTCGGGCATGCGGACGGGAAGTTTCGGTTTGTAGAGGAACTGTCTCCCGAACCGGAGGAACCGGCCGAGTACCCCCTGAATTTGCTGACGCTGATCAGCAGGAAGACCATCCACTCCCAGTTGCCTCCCGGTGACGAGGGGGAGGGGCTGCCTGAGGTCTATATTTCGTCGCAAAGCCCGATGCTGGAAAAGGTGGACCGGGACAAGCCCGTGTTTGTCGTTTCTCAACGAGGTCGGATCGAGGTTCGGCTGGTGCTGGACGATACTGTGCATCCCGAAGCCGTGGTGGTACGCCGTGGGGGCTGGATGCGCTATGGCAAGGGCTTGAATCCGCTTGTGGTTCCCGCCGAAACGGACATGGGTGGTGGCACGGCCTATTACAGCCAGCGGGTCCGACTGGAGAGCTGA
- the gap gene encoding type I glyceraldehyde-3-phosphate dehydrogenase, with product MAVRIGINGFGRIGRYLVRLMAQETGYEVAMVNARADNETLAHLLKYDSVHGTYPGEVKATENGFTVDGNEIIVTRHPIGEWTWKDGNVDLVIETTGRVKDKAGLSKHIECGAKKAIISAPGKDVDLTVVMGVNHDLYDSAKHDVVSSASCTTNCMAPAVKLIHDAFGIKHGQITTVHSYTMSQRILDGSHSDLRRGRAAAMSIVPTTTGAAKAVTMVIPELKGKLDGMSMRVPTPNVSLVDMVCELEKSVTAEEVNALLKEAAAGSMQGYMGYSEIPLVSVDYTGNENGGVVDGLLTSVMNGTQLKLIIWYDNESGFTNQLMRFIKLIGKDL from the coding sequence ATGGCTGTACGCATTGGAATCAACGGCTTCGGCCGCATTGGCCGATACCTGGTTCGTCTCATGGCTCAGGAAACCGGCTATGAAGTCGCCATGGTCAACGCTCGTGCCGATAACGAGACTCTGGCGCACCTGCTCAAGTACGACTCCGTTCACGGAACCTATCCCGGTGAGGTCAAGGCCACGGAAAACGGTTTCACCGTTGACGGCAATGAAATTATCGTCACCCGCCATCCCATTGGCGAGTGGACCTGGAAGGATGGCAACGTCGATCTGGTCATCGAGACGACGGGCAGGGTCAAGGATAAGGCCGGGTTGTCCAAGCATATCGAATGTGGTGCCAAGAAAGCCATCATCAGTGCCCCGGGCAAGGATGTGGACCTGACCGTTGTGATGGGCGTGAACCACGACCTGTACGACTCCGCCAAGCATGACGTTGTTTCCAGCGCATCGTGCACCACGAACTGCATGGCTCCGGCCGTGAAGCTTATTCATGACGCCTTCGGTATCAAGCACGGTCAGATCACCACCGTGCATTCCTACACCATGAGCCAGCGCATTCTGGACGGGTCTCATTCGGACCTGCGCCGTGGCCGCGCTGCCGCCATGAGCATTGTGCCCACCACCACTGGCGCGGCCAAGGCCGTGACCATGGTCATTCCGGAACTCAAGGGTAAGCTGGACGGCATGTCCATGCGTGTGCCGACCCCCAACGTTTCGCTGGTGGACATGGTCTGTGAGCTGGAGAAGTCCGTTACTGCCGAGGAAGTCAATGCTCTGCTCAAGGAAGCCGCCGCAGGCTCCATGCAGGGCTACATGGGCTACTCCGAGATTCCGTTGGTGTCCGTGGACTACACGGGCAACGAGAACGGCGGCGTGGTGGACGGTCTGCTGACCTCCGTCATGAACGGCACTCAGCTCAAGCTCATCATCTGGTACGACAATGAGAGTGGGTTCACCAACCAGCTGATGCGCTTCATCAAGTTGATTGGCAAGGACCTGTAA
- the fba gene encoding class II fructose-1,6-bisphosphate aldolase: MPLTGPKEMFEKAYKGGHAVGAFNVNNMEIIQGIMMAAEEEKAPLILQISSGARKYASQIYLMKLIEAALVEADLPVVVHLDHGADFDICKACIDGGFTSVMYDGSHLSFDENIKITKQVVDYAHDRGVWVEAELGRLAGIEEHVVSEENVYTEPDQAVEFVERSGCDSLAIAIGTSHGAYKFAGEPRLDFERLEKITKIMPDYPLVLHGSSSVPQEFVEMANQYGGDIPGAKGVPEDLLRKAATFGVCKINIDTDIRLAMTATIRKSFVDNPTVFDPRKYLGAARQAVKDMVQHKIKNVLGCSNQI, from the coding sequence ATGCCGCTTACCGGACCCAAAGAGATGTTCGAGAAGGCTTATAAGGGCGGCCATGCTGTTGGCGCATTCAACGTCAATAACATGGAAATCATTCAGGGCATCATGATGGCCGCAGAAGAGGAAAAGGCCCCTCTGATTCTGCAGATTTCATCAGGCGCTCGCAAATACGCCAGCCAGATCTACCTGATGAAGCTTATCGAGGCTGCCCTGGTCGAGGCCGACCTGCCCGTGGTCGTGCATCTTGACCATGGCGCTGACTTCGACATCTGCAAGGCCTGCATCGACGGTGGCTTTACCTCCGTGATGTACGACGGATCGCACCTGTCCTTTGACGAGAACATCAAAATCACCAAACAGGTGGTGGACTACGCCCATGACCGCGGCGTCTGGGTTGAGGCCGAGTTGGGCCGCCTGGCCGGTATCGAGGAGCATGTGGTCAGCGAGGAAAACGTCTACACCGAGCCTGACCAGGCTGTGGAGTTTGTGGAGCGCTCGGGCTGTGACTCCCTGGCCATTGCCATCGGCACCAGCCATGGGGCCTACAAGTTTGCTGGCGAACCCCGTCTGGACTTTGAGCGTTTGGAAAAGATCACCAAGATCATGCCTGATTATCCTCTGGTACTGCACGGGTCATCCTCGGTGCCGCAGGAGTTCGTGGAAATGGCCAACCAGTACGGCGGTGACATCCCCGGTGCCAAGGGTGTGCCCGAAGACCTGCTGCGCAAGGCCGCAACCTTTGGCGTCTGCAAGATCAATATCGATACCGATATCCGTCTGGCCATGACCGCCACTATTCGCAAGTCCTTCGTGGACAATCCCACCGTATTTGACCCCCGGAAGTACCTGGGCGCCGCGCGCCAGGCCGTGAAGGACATGGTGCAGCACAAGATCAAGAATGTGCTCGGCTGTTCCAACCAGATCTAA
- the surE gene encoding 5'/3'-nucleotidase SurE, giving the protein MHILLTNDDGIQAVGLRALDQALRDAGHSVEVVAPVSEQSAVGHAVTLTMPLKVKRFQENGFNGMGVNGTPVDCVKLGLTQLLDKAPDLVVSGINSGCNVGVDIIYSGTVSAATEGALMGLPALAVSLDNWNFTDASEQAGWAADFVGRMDWEQLPEQSVLNLNFPNCPLTEAKPLAVCRQTTAAYRDWYVARKDPRGRDYYWLEGEIPKEKVSPDTDRALLWDGHITLTPLRFNFTDSELLPRLEALAVR; this is encoded by the coding sequence ATGCATATTCTGTTGACCAATGATGATGGCATCCAGGCCGTGGGCCTGCGCGCTCTGGATCAGGCCCTGCGCGATGCCGGGCATAGCGTGGAGGTGGTTGCTCCCGTCTCCGAACAATCGGCTGTGGGCCACGCCGTGACCCTGACCATGCCGCTCAAGGTGAAGCGCTTTCAGGAGAACGGCTTCAACGGCATGGGCGTCAACGGAACCCCTGTGGACTGCGTGAAGCTGGGGCTGACTCAGTTGCTGGACAAGGCACCTGACCTTGTGGTGTCGGGCATCAACTCAGGTTGCAATGTGGGCGTTGATATCATCTATTCCGGTACGGTTTCCGCCGCCACTGAAGGGGCGCTCATGGGGCTGCCTGCCCTGGCTGTGTCTCTGGATAACTGGAATTTCACCGATGCCTCGGAGCAGGCGGGCTGGGCTGCCGATTTCGTGGGACGCATGGACTGGGAGCAGCTGCCCGAGCAAAGTGTGCTGAATCTGAATTTTCCCAACTGTCCCTTGACCGAAGCCAAACCGCTGGCCGTGTGCCGTCAGACCACGGCGGCCTATCGCGATTGGTATGTCGCGCGTAAGGACCCCCGCGGGCGTGACTATTACTGGCTGGAAGGGGAGATTCCGAAAGAGAAGGTCTCGCCGGATACGGACCGGGCGTTGTTGTGGGATGGTCATATTACCTTGACCCCACTCAGGTTCAATTTTACGGACTCCGAACTGTTGCCCCGTCTGGAGGCACTGGCCGTTCGTTGA
- a CDS encoding 3'-5' exoribonuclease YhaM family protein, translated as MTQKSTFVRDLTPGQNVDEIFLLASAQQGQAKNGPFWSLTLADRSGEIPTKIFSPQAQAITNLAAGQFVRIRGMVGTYRDQPQVVADAATVVEPSANGLQLADFVPASERDPEDMLADLEKLCKENIRHKPLRVLVRTVLTNKQIKARIMPAPGAISIHHAYAGGLVEHTLSVCRLCMSFCDLYPELDRQVLLAAAVFHDLGKAWEYAQGPVREHTDEGRLLGHIQLGLNVIEPFLATAMEKGLEPEVAMHLKHIIVSHHGELEFGSPKRPKTPEAFALHFADNLDAKLKTVAEAVEPAVPEDETGWSPYVRSLGRFVYKPKRTPDPAAENGDDKKDEQCLLPLKA; from the coding sequence ATGACGCAGAAAAGCACCTTCGTCCGAGACCTGACCCCCGGACAAAACGTAGATGAAATATTTCTTCTGGCCTCCGCCCAACAGGGCCAGGCCAAGAATGGTCCGTTCTGGTCCCTGACGCTGGCGGACCGTTCCGGTGAGATCCCCACCAAGATATTCAGCCCCCAGGCGCAGGCCATCACGAACCTTGCCGCCGGACAATTTGTCCGCATTCGCGGCATGGTGGGCACCTACCGCGACCAGCCCCAGGTCGTGGCCGACGCGGCCACGGTGGTGGAGCCCTCAGCCAATGGCTTGCAACTGGCCGACTTCGTCCCTGCCAGCGAACGCGATCCCGAAGACATGCTCGCAGACCTGGAAAAGCTCTGCAAAGAAAACATCCGCCACAAGCCGCTCCGTGTTCTGGTGCGCACCGTACTCACCAACAAACAGATCAAGGCGCGCATCATGCCTGCGCCCGGTGCCATCAGCATCCACCACGCCTATGCTGGCGGGTTGGTGGAACACACACTGTCCGTGTGCCGTCTGTGCATGTCGTTCTGCGACCTCTATCCTGAACTGGATCGTCAGGTACTGCTGGCCGCAGCCGTATTCCATGACCTGGGCAAGGCTTGGGAATACGCCCAGGGACCGGTACGCGAACACACCGATGAAGGCCGCTTGTTAGGGCACATCCAGCTGGGGCTGAACGTCATCGAGCCATTTCTCGCGACGGCCATGGAAAAGGGACTGGAACCCGAGGTGGCGATGCACTTGAAGCACATCATCGTCAGCCACCACGGCGAACTTGAATTCGGCTCACCCAAGCGCCCCAAGACCCCCGAGGCCTTTGCCCTGCATTTCGCGGACAATCTGGACGCCAAACTGAAGACCGTGGCCGAGGCCGTGGAACCTGCCGTACCCGAAGACGAAACCGGCTGGAGCCCCTATGTGCGCTCCCTGGGCCGATTCGTATACAAACCCAAGCGCACCCCCGACCCCGCCGCCGAAAACGGCGACGACAAAAAGGACGAGCAATGTTTATTACCTTTGAAGGCATAG
- the tmk gene encoding dTMP kinase: protein MFITFEGIEGSGKSTVMGRVQEHLEAQGYEVLRTLEPGGSRLGRQLRKILLDMESRDLTGESELFLYLADRAQHVASVIRPALEAGQVVLSDRYADSTIVYQGYGRGLDPKLLHTFNDVAAGGLWPDLTLLFDLSPEVGLKRALTRNLREGLADSEGRFEAESLEFHNRIREGYLTWGSLYQKRFRTVNAEQGLAEVVRDAIEVIDQNLVKRADSSEGPKPKTLRD, encoded by the coding sequence ATGTTTATTACCTTTGAAGGCATAGAGGGATCGGGAAAATCCACGGTCATGGGCCGCGTCCAGGAGCATCTGGAAGCCCAGGGCTATGAGGTGTTGCGCACGCTGGAACCGGGCGGCAGCCGCCTGGGCCGTCAGTTGCGCAAAATCCTGCTGGACATGGAAAGCCGTGACCTGACCGGTGAGAGCGAACTTTTCCTGTATCTGGCGGACCGAGCCCAGCACGTGGCCTCAGTCATCCGCCCAGCTCTTGAAGCCGGACAGGTGGTCCTTTCGGATCGCTACGCTGACTCCACCATTGTCTATCAAGGCTATGGGCGTGGCCTTGACCCCAAGTTGCTGCACACCTTCAATGACGTGGCAGCCGGCGGCCTGTGGCCCGACCTGACGCTGCTCTTCGACCTTTCCCCCGAGGTGGGCTTGAAGCGTGCTTTGACCCGTAACCTGCGCGAAGGGTTGGCCGATTCCGAAGGCCGATTCGAGGCCGAAAGCCTGGAATTCCACAACCGCATCCGCGAAGGCTACCTGACCTGGGGATCGCTGTACCAGAAGCGCTTCCGCACGGTGAACGCCGAGCAGGGGCTGGCCGAGGTGGTGCGCGACGCCATCGAAGTCATCGACCAGAATCTGGTCAAACGCGCCGATTCCAGCGAAGGCCCCAAACCCAAGACCCTGCGGGACTAG
- a CDS encoding glycosyltransferase family 2 protein: MPEQITAVILTFNGEKWLEQTLSSLDFCDALLVVDSGSTDTTLAIAEAAGAKILHRAWEGTIPQFKFAFEHVKTPWIITLDQDEFLSPELKESVTTALSAPGNTGGYWCPRRSWYLDRFIKHSGWYPDLLLRVFRLDKVEIRGMLPHEEFHPTGATSRLSGDIVHYPYADLSEHLDKINSYTSLAAREMAAKGKRAGVGKALAHAVGKFAKQYLLKQGFRDGRAGLVLAVHSFIYAFQKYMKLVELNRKDS, from the coding sequence ATGCCAGAGCAGATCACCGCTGTGATCCTGACCTTCAATGGTGAGAAGTGGCTGGAACAGACCCTGTCCAGCCTGGACTTCTGTGACGCCCTGCTGGTGGTGGACTCCGGCAGCACGGACACCACCCTGGCCATTGCCGAAGCCGCCGGGGCAAAAATCCTGCACCGCGCCTGGGAAGGCACCATCCCCCAGTTCAAATTCGCCTTCGAACACGTCAAAACGCCCTGGATCATCACCTTGGATCAGGACGAATTTCTGTCCCCCGAGTTGAAAGAGAGCGTCACCACTGCCCTCAGCGCTCCCGGCAACACCGGCGGCTACTGGTGCCCGCGCCGCTCCTGGTATCTGGACCGTTTCATCAAACACAGCGGCTGGTACCCGGACCTGCTGCTGCGCGTCTTCCGCCTGGACAAGGTGGAGATCCGGGGCATGCTGCCCCACGAGGAATTTCACCCCACGGGCGCCACCTCCCGTCTGAGCGGCGACATCGTGCACTACCCCTATGCCGACCTGTCCGAGCATCTGGACAAGATCAATTCCTACACCTCGCTGGCTGCCCGAGAAATGGCCGCCAAGGGCAAACGCGCCGGAGTGGGCAAGGCTCTGGCCCATGCCGTGGGAAAATTCGCCAAGCAATATCTGCTCAAGCAGGGCTTCCGCGATGGCCGCGCCGGGCTGGTGCTGGCCGTGCATTCCTTCATCTACGCCTTTCAGAAGTACATGAAGCTTGTGGAGCTGAACCGCAAGGATTCCTGA
- a CDS encoding amino acid ABC transporter permease — translation MTALALPLGRALRAHYKDFALYALLLGVVAWFIASGEQGLGYHWKWYRMPRYLFTSEGGVLSAGPLLQGLFVTFQIAGISMVLAMAFGLTTAILRQSSSFAAQMVARGYVEFIRNTPLLTQIFFIYYVIAPVLGMDGFASAVLALSLFEGAYASEIFRSGIVSIQEGQWEAAYSLGLSRFDTYRTIIVPQAVRRVLPPLTGVAVSLIKDSSLASTIAIFELTQHGNVISSDTFMVFEVWFTVAAIYLSITLPLSLAVAAMEKRLKVDE, via the coding sequence GTGACCGCTCTTGCTCTGCCTCTGGGCCGCGCCCTGCGTGCCCACTACAAGGATTTTGCACTCTATGCCTTGCTGCTGGGTGTCGTGGCCTGGTTCATCGCCTCAGGCGAACAAGGCCTGGGATACCACTGGAAGTGGTATCGCATGCCCCGCTATCTGTTCACCTCCGAAGGCGGTGTACTCAGTGCCGGGCCGCTGTTGCAGGGACTTTTCGTCACCTTCCAGATCGCCGGAATATCCATGGTGTTGGCCATGGCCTTTGGCCTGACCACGGCCATCCTGCGCCAATCCAGCTCCTTTGCCGCGCAGATGGTCGCGCGGGGCTACGTGGAATTCATCCGCAATACGCCGCTGCTGACCCAAATCTTTTTCATCTACTACGTCATCGCCCCGGTGCTGGGCATGGACGGCTTCGCCTCTGCGGTACTGGCCCTGTCGCTGTTCGAAGGGGCCTATGCCTCGGAAATCTTCCGCTCCGGCATCGTCTCCATCCAGGAAGGACAGTGGGAAGCTGCCTACAGCCTGGGCCTGTCGCGCTTCGACACCTACCGCACCATCATCGTGCCCCAGGCCGTGCGTCGGGTGCTGCCGCCGCTGACCGGTGTGGCCGTATCGCTGATCAAGGATTCGTCTCTGGCCAGCACCATCGCCATCTTCGAACTCACCCAACACGGCAATGTCATTTCCTCGGACACCTTCATGGTCTTCGAGGTCTGGTTCACCGTGGCCGCCATTTACCTCTCCATCACCCTGCCGCTGTCACTCGCCGTGGCAGCCATGGAAAAACGCCTGAAAGTGGACGAGTAA